A single genomic interval of Nostoc commune NIES-4072 harbors:
- a CDS encoding carotenoid oxygenase family protein, with protein sequence MVTTAINPYLDRNFAPIREEITTDKLPVIGELPFDLSGMFVRNGPNPQWKPIGEYHWFDGDGMLHGVQISNGVATYRNRYVQTVGWKKERIAGKALWSGFLEPPQMDSPYAGYKNTANTALVWHAGQMLALNEGGKPYAIKLPELDTIGEYNYNGKLVSAFTAHPKVDAVTGEMMFFGYSVFAPPYLQYSVVSAQGELLWTVPIDLPMGVMMHDFAITENYTIFMDLPLTINPERAQRGEPVMMFERDRSSRFGILPRHGNNSNIRWFESPACYVFHTLNAYEDGDEVVLIACRMNSTTVLISSDSQPDPEGNIPRLYRWRFNLNTGTVREETLDDVASEFPGVNENLLGRQTRYGYTNKMANNPLPLFEGIIKYDFSNGQSQTHEFGQGRYSGEAVFAPRPGATAEDDGWLMTFVHDEGSDTSELVVVNAQDVTAEPVARVIIPQRVPYGFHGAWVAGE encoded by the coding sequence ATGGTAACAACAGCAATCAATCCTTATCTTGATCGCAATTTTGCTCCAATCCGTGAAGAAATCACCACCGACAAGTTGCCAGTTATTGGTGAATTACCCTTTGACTTATCAGGGATGTTTGTTCGAAATGGCCCTAACCCTCAATGGAAACCCATCGGTGAATATCATTGGTTTGATGGGGATGGGATGTTGCATGGTGTGCAAATTAGCAACGGCGTAGCTACTTATCGCAACCGTTACGTCCAGACAGTCGGATGGAAAAAAGAACGAATTGCAGGTAAGGCTCTCTGGAGTGGATTTTTAGAACCACCACAAATGGATAGCCCCTACGCTGGCTACAAAAATACTGCCAATACTGCCTTGGTGTGGCACGCTGGCCAGATGTTGGCGCTGAATGAGGGAGGTAAACCTTACGCTATCAAGCTTCCTGAATTAGATACTATTGGCGAGTATAACTACAATGGCAAGCTGGTTTCAGCCTTCACAGCCCATCCCAAGGTAGATGCAGTGACGGGCGAAATGATGTTCTTTGGCTACTCTGTGTTTGCGCCACCGTACCTGCAATATAGTGTGGTTTCAGCACAAGGCGAATTGTTGTGGACAGTGCCAATTGACCTGCCAATGGGGGTGATGATGCATGATTTCGCCATTACTGAAAACTACACCATTTTTATGGATTTGCCGTTGACTATTAACCCAGAAAGAGCGCAACGGGGAGAACCTGTAATGATGTTTGAGCGCGATCGCTCTAGTCGCTTCGGCATTTTACCACGTCACGGTAACAACAGTAATATCCGATGGTTTGAGAGTCCCGCTTGCTATGTCTTCCACACCCTCAACGCTTACGAAGACGGAGATGAAGTAGTGCTTATTGCCTGTCGCATGAATTCTACTACTGTGTTGATTTCTAGCGATTCGCAACCCGACCCAGAAGGAAATATCCCGCGCTTATATCGCTGGCGATTTAACCTCAACACGGGGACAGTGCGTGAGGAGACGTTGGACGATGTAGCTTCAGAATTTCCCGGCGTCAACGAAAACCTGTTGGGAAGACAAACCCGATATGGTTACACTAACAAAATGGCGAATAATCCCCTACCTTTATTTGAAGGTATTATTAAGTACGACTTCAGCAATGGACAATCCCAAACCCACGAATTTGGACAGGGGCGCTATAGCGGTGAAGCTGTGTTTGCACCGCGTCCTGGTGCAACGGCTGAGGATGATGGTTGGCTGATGACTTTCGTCCACGATGAGGGTTCAGATACTTCAGAATTAGTAGTGGTGAATGCCCAAGATGTGACTGCTGAACCTGTAGCGCGGGTGATAATTCCTCAACGAGTGCCTTATGGATTTCATGGTGCTTGGGTTGCAGGGGAATAG
- a CDS encoding PadR family transcriptional regulator — protein MSLAYVILGLLQQQEMTGYDLKTNCFDQCIAHLWPADQAQIYRTLDKLVEQGWITCTIEIGRDRPNRKVYSVTESGKAEFARWLGTHQPLPTIREPMLAQLHFADQLPNETIIYLLEQQLAARTKKLAECEIIDLPSLGDESANREQVMQRLVLELVIRREQTYIDWLKIALNVISHQKPYASNYQIH, from the coding sequence ATGTCGCTAGCATACGTAATTCTAGGTCTTCTTCAGCAGCAGGAAATGACGGGCTATGACCTGAAAACGAACTGCTTTGATCAATGCATTGCCCATTTGTGGCCGGCAGACCAGGCACAAATTTACAGAACTCTCGATAAGCTAGTTGAGCAAGGCTGGATTACCTGTACAATTGAGATTGGGCGCGATCGCCCCAACCGCAAAGTCTACAGCGTAACGGAGTCAGGAAAAGCCGAATTCGCCCGATGGCTTGGGACTCATCAGCCTTTGCCAACTATCCGAGAACCAATGCTTGCCCAGTTGCATTTTGCAGATCAGTTACCGAATGAAACCATCATTTACCTGCTGGAGCAACAATTGGCGGCTCGAACTAAAAAGCTTGCTGAATGTGAAATCATTGATTTGCCATCACTTGGTGATGAGTCTGCCAACCGTGAGCAAGTAATGCAAAGGCTGGTGCTGGAGTTGGTGATCCGAAGAGAACAGACTTATATTGATTGGTTGAAGATAGCGCTCAATGTTATCAGTCACCAAAAGCCTTATGCATCAAATTATCAGATTCATTGA
- a CDS encoding NADH:flavin oxidoreductase/NADH oxidase, which produces MTTEKLSTLPSSPAQTELEFIDSPGCQSTSLHDSDVPEVDLFSPLKIRDITLPDRIAMSPMCQYSAENGFANDWHFVHLGSRATGGTHLIVVEATAVTAQGRITPGDLGLWDDMHIEPLARIVRFLREQGAIAGIQLAHAGRKASCNVPWLGGTPLTPEEGGWPVIGPSPIPFQEGGPVPIPLDEAGIEEVIEAFVATAQRAVQAGFQIIEIHAAHGYLLHSFLSPLSNQRTDRYGGSLENRMRLLLEVTRRIREILPTGMPLFVRLSATDWVEGGWDLKQSVILSRELKELGVDLIDVSTGGLVPHARIPVQTGYQVPFAAKIREEAGIRTGAVGMIKEAEYANQVITRGCADLVLIGREMLRDPYWSIHARSHLDEEPNWALPYGYAVKQRRQGK; this is translated from the coding sequence ATGACTACAGAGAAATTAAGTACCTTGCCATCATCTCCAGCTCAGACCGAATTAGAATTCATAGATTCTCCCGGTTGTCAATCAACAAGTCTGCACGATTCAGATGTACCGGAAGTGGACTTGTTTAGTCCACTGAAAATTCGAGATATTACCCTGCCCGATCGCATCGCAATGTCACCAATGTGCCAATATTCGGCAGAAAATGGATTCGCAAATGATTGGCATTTTGTCCATTTGGGGAGTCGGGCTACTGGAGGTACTCATCTGATTGTAGTCGAAGCTACAGCCGTGACAGCCCAAGGGCGAATTACCCCCGGCGATCTTGGTCTTTGGGACGACATGCACATCGAGCCACTAGCTAGGATTGTCCGTTTCCTTCGTGAGCAAGGAGCGATCGCAGGAATTCAATTAGCCCATGCTGGACGAAAGGCGAGTTGCAATGTTCCCTGGCTGGGTGGTACACCATTAACACCTGAAGAAGGCGGTTGGCCTGTAATTGGCCCAAGCCCAATCCCGTTTCAAGAAGGCGGCCCCGTTCCCATACCCCTCGATGAAGCTGGGATTGAAGAAGTGATTGAAGCCTTTGTTGCCACAGCGCAGCGTGCCGTTCAAGCGGGGTTTCAGATTATCGAAATCCACGCGGCTCATGGATATCTACTGCATTCTTTTCTTTCGCCGCTAAGTAATCAACGAACAGATCGTTACGGTGGTTCGTTGGAGAACCGAATGCGTTTGTTACTGGAGGTTACAAGACGAATCCGAGAGATTCTGCCAACCGGGATGCCGCTTTTTGTGCGCCTCTCTGCTACCGACTGGGTAGAGGGAGGCTGGGATCTCAAGCAGTCAGTGATATTATCGCGTGAACTAAAGGAATTAGGCGTTGATTTAATCGACGTTTCCACAGGAGGCTTAGTCCCTCATGCCAGGATTCCCGTGCAGACAGGTTATCAAGTGCCTTTTGCTGCCAAAATCCGAGAAGAGGCTGGGATTAGGACTGGGGCTGTAGGGATGATAAAGGAGGCTGAGTATGCTAACCAAGTAATTACTCGTGGATGTGCGGATTTAGTTCTCATTGGTCGAGAAATGCTCCGCGATCCATATTGGTCGATTCATGCGCGTTCCCATTTGGATGAAGAACCAAACTGGGCTTTGCCCTACGGCTATGCTGTTAAACAACGGAGACAGGGGAAATAA
- a CDS encoding molybdopterin-dependent oxidoreductase: MSLILPKRTLSRRRLLQVSGLSGVGFLLGGCGTSLFSDNLRQISEPLNQSLEALLLSQKPVPEFPVSAIEPDKLLINTFDFTPQIDPAQFRLKIDGEVSNPMQLSMADIQKLPLTSMVIRHVCVEGWAAIAQWGGVRLRDLVALVQPKSNVRYVYFKSADGYYESWDLASAVHPQTLMAYQKNGQPLSVDNGAPIRLASPIKLGYKQSKWVTQITFVSNLLPRKGYWEDQGYEWFAGL; the protein is encoded by the coding sequence ATGAGTCTGATTCTTCCCAAACGCACCCTATCCCGTCGTCGGTTACTGCAAGTATCTGGACTTTCAGGGGTGGGTTTTCTTTTAGGTGGCTGTGGGACAAGTTTATTCTCAGATAATCTGCGGCAAATATCTGAGCCACTAAATCAAAGTCTTGAAGCACTCCTGCTAAGTCAAAAACCAGTTCCAGAATTTCCTGTTAGTGCCATAGAACCAGACAAATTACTGATTAATACCTTTGACTTCACGCCGCAAATCGATCCAGCACAGTTTCGCCTGAAAATAGATGGCGAGGTTAGTAATCCGATGCAATTGAGCATGGCAGATATTCAAAAACTTCCCCTGACTTCAATGGTAATTCGCCATGTGTGTGTTGAAGGCTGGGCTGCGATCGCTCAATGGGGGGGTGTGCGATTAAGAGACTTGGTAGCACTAGTACAGCCGAAGTCAAACGTCCGCTATGTCTACTTTAAATCTGCTGATGGCTACTATGAAAGCTGGGATCTTGCCTCTGCTGTACATCCCCAAACTCTCATGGCTTATCAAAAGAATGGACAACCTTTATCAGTTGATAATGGTGCGCCCATACGCCTAGCATCCCCAATTAAACTGGGCTACAAGCAAAGTAAGTGGGTAACTCAAATTACATTCGTCAGCAATTTGTTACCTCGTAAAGGCTATTGGGAAGATCAGGGCTATGAGTGGTTTGCAGGGCTATAA
- a CDS encoding cytochrome b/b6 domain-containing protein, whose product MISSKRKVRSTPSQTFLSKTFHWINIISLILMIASGLQIYNANPVFGGRAGWQFPDFLLLGGWLAGGRHWHFAAMWLFSLNLLWYGFYIFITRRWQRRFADGGDLKALQVSQNPKRKNYAWHRLVYTAIIPVLLLAILSGLAMYKPAQLYWLSGLFGNWQTLRTVHFITVPTVILFTIAHSLLALKVGSIRLVKSMFL is encoded by the coding sequence ATGATTTCATCTAAACGCAAAGTCCGGTCAACACCAAGTCAGACTTTTCTATCAAAAACCTTTCACTGGATTAATATCATCAGTCTCATTTTAATGATCGCTAGCGGACTGCAAATCTATAATGCCAATCCGGTATTTGGAGGGCGTGCAGGTTGGCAGTTTCCTGACTTTCTGCTGCTAGGAGGTTGGTTAGCGGGTGGCAGACATTGGCATTTTGCTGCTATGTGGCTGTTTTCGCTGAACTTACTTTGGTATGGATTTTATATTTTTATAACTCGTCGTTGGCAGCGTCGCTTTGCCGATGGCGGTGACTTAAAAGCATTGCAAGTCAGCCAGAACCCAAAGCGCAAAAACTACGCATGGCATCGGCTAGTCTATACTGCTATTATTCCAGTGCTGCTGCTGGCAATCTTGAGTGGTCTGGCGATGTACAAACCTGCTCAACTGTATTGGCTTTCCGGGCTGTTTGGTAATTGGCAAACTCTACGCACTGTTCACTTTATCACTGTTCCTACAGTCATACTGTTTACAATTGCTCATTCTTTACTTGCCCTGAAGGTAGGAAGCATCCGTCTAGTTAAGTCTATGTTCCTGTAG
- a CDS encoding cytochrome c biogenesis CcdA family protein gives MTTSSLSISLALLGGVLNVLSPCVLPILPVLLGRSLQSHIYGPIALLGGLITGFALAGSLLGVTASWFTGLANLLRNGAIALLFFLGLLTIFPTWSYRIFSYFPVGNWAKKPPRIGLMGEFWLGTQLGLLWTPCAGPVLGGILVLAAVNHQVINAFWLLLAYGIGAGLPLLAIAYGGRVLSQRILNLRSHSAALQRIGGVAIVATAIAILLGWDVRVQLWLAPFFPTQPL, from the coding sequence ATGACAACTTCTAGTTTGTCAATCAGTCTGGCTTTACTGGGGGGCGTTCTGAATGTGCTTTCACCCTGTGTTTTACCAATTTTGCCTGTACTATTGGGGCGATCGCTCCAATCCCACATCTACGGCCCAATAGCACTGTTAGGGGGGTTAATCACTGGTTTTGCACTGGCTGGTAGTTTACTCGGTGTCACAGCAAGCTGGTTTACAGGCTTGGCTAATTTACTACGGAATGGCGCGATCGCACTCCTTTTCTTTTTAGGATTACTCACAATTTTTCCCACCTGGAGTTACCGAATATTTTCTTATTTTCCGGTCGGCAATTGGGCTAAGAAACCCCCGCGAATCGGACTTATGGGAGAATTTTGGTTAGGTACTCAATTGGGACTTTTATGGACTCCCTGTGCTGGGCCAGTTTTGGGAGGTATTTTAGTCCTAGCAGCAGTTAATCATCAAGTCATAAATGCATTTTGGCTACTGCTTGCTTATGGAATTGGAGCAGGTTTGCCTCTTTTAGCGATCGCCTACGGTGGGCGAGTACTAAGCCAACGAATCCTTAATCTTCGCTCCCATAGTGCAGCGTTGCAGAGGATTGGTGGTGTAGCGATCGTGGCCACAGCAATTGCTATTCTTCTCGGTTGGGATGTCCGGGTACAACTTTGGCTGGCTCCATTTTTTCCTACTCAACCTCTCTAA
- a CDS encoding thioredoxin family protein, which yields MNHNLLRRRQLLFYLGLGVVGIGATTTFSNFRKIDAPSISPAKSNNTQDLKTITIKTPAGKSLPEFQGISQWLNSTPLSIADLKGSVVLIQFWTFACINCQRTLPYITRWHRQYESQGLKVIGIHTPEFAFERDANNIKKALRQHQITYPVPVDNEYKTWNAYENQYWPHTFLADRQGLLQYDHIGEGAYEKIEQTIRQLLG from the coding sequence ATGAATCACAACCTACTTCGTCGGCGTCAGTTGCTTTTTTATCTTGGATTGGGGGTTGTCGGAATCGGTGCAACCACAACATTTTCCAACTTCAGAAAAATAGATGCCCCTTCTATTTCTCCTGCAAAAAGTAATAATACGCAAGACTTGAAAACTATTACAATTAAAACTCCGGCAGGTAAGAGTCTGCCAGAGTTTCAGGGTATTAGTCAGTGGCTTAATTCTACTCCTTTGTCGATTGCTGACCTCAAAGGCAGTGTTGTTCTAATACAGTTTTGGACTTTTGCTTGTATTAACTGCCAGCGTACTCTGCCCTACATTACTAGATGGCATCGACAGTATGAGTCGCAGGGACTCAAGGTGATTGGCATCCACACACCAGAGTTTGCCTTTGAGCGAGACGCAAACAATATAAAAAAGGCACTACGACAACACCAAATTACTTATCCAGTTCCGGTTGATAACGAGTACAAAACCTGGAACGCTTACGAAAATCAGTATTGGCCCCATACGTTTTTAGCCGATCGCCAAGGTTTACTACAATATGACCATATTGGTGAAGGGGCATACGAAAAAATAGAGCAAACTATCCGCCAGCTATTGGGGTAG
- the rpmA gene encoding 50S ribosomal protein L27 has translation MAHKKGTGSTRNGRDSNAQRLGVKRYGGQVVRAGNILVRQRGTKFHPGNNVGIGSDDTLFALIDGVVMFERKGKTRKKVSVYLPITAAEAAPAEAVAS, from the coding sequence ATGGCTCATAAGAAAGGAACAGGTAGTACACGCAACGGTCGTGATTCTAATGCCCAACGTCTGGGTGTCAAGCGTTATGGCGGTCAAGTTGTCCGTGCAGGAAACATTCTCGTGCGTCAGCGTGGTACTAAATTCCACCCTGGTAACAATGTCGGTATTGGTAGCGATGACACTCTGTTTGCCTTAATCGACGGTGTTGTAATGTTTGAGAGAAAGGGCAAAACCCGTAAGAAAGTTAGTGTTTATTTACCCATAACTGCTGCTGAGGCAGCCCCTGCTGAGGCAGTAGCAAGTTAA
- the rplU gene encoding 50S ribosomal protein L21, which translates to MTYAIIETGGKQIRVEPGRFYDIELLAIEPDEKVTIDSVLLVQHDGEVTIGQPLVTGATVEGTVMRHYRGRKVLVYKMKPKKKTRKKRGHRQEITRLMIDSITLNGEVFAFEGETEKETPVLDETPTEEVETAAE; encoded by the coding sequence ATGACCTACGCGATTATTGAAACTGGCGGGAAACAAATACGAGTAGAGCCAGGCCGGTTTTACGATATTGAACTGCTTGCGATCGAACCAGATGAAAAAGTTACAATAGACTCCGTATTACTCGTGCAGCACGATGGCGAAGTCACCATTGGACAGCCACTAGTGACAGGTGCAACTGTAGAAGGGACTGTAATGCGACATTACAGAGGTCGTAAAGTTCTGGTATACAAGATGAAGCCCAAAAAGAAAACCCGCAAAAAGCGGGGGCATCGTCAGGAAATTACCAGACTTATGATTGACTCCATCACCCTTAACGGCGAAGTATTTGCTTTTGAAGGAGAAACGGAGAAGGAAACCCCCGTTTTAGATGAGACTCCTACCGAAGAAGTTGAAACTGCTGCTGAATAA
- a CDS encoding Nif11-like leader peptide family natural product precursor has product MTQQNATRLFEAVKKDQALQQRLKATANPEAFVKIAQERGYDFSVEELDSEINKLSEEDLAAIINPGWGNRRHINPR; this is encoded by the coding sequence ATGACACAGCAAAACGCTACCCGACTTTTTGAAGCCGTAAAAAAAGATCAAGCACTACAGCAAAGACTCAAAGCAACAGCAAATCCAGAAGCCTTCGTTAAAATTGCTCAAGAGCGTGGCTATGATTTTAGCGTCGAAGAACTGGATAGTGAAATTAACAAATTGTCTGAAGAAGATTTAGCCGCCATTATTAATCCAGGATGGGGGAATAGACGGCACATTAATCCTAGATAA
- a CDS encoding nucleotidyltransferase domain-containing protein → MERIEVEQRTILIGLAGSHGYGLNRPDSDFDYRGVFIAPKRYYLGFDHIEQKDTGWDEPGIFPFIDGNKDTVIYELRKILQLLAGANPNVLELLWLSNYPFLSAVGQHLINHKQLFLSKKVKHTYTGYAFAQIKKMETHRKWLLKPPQKKPIPSDFAIEDEAPLSKDELNAFLEYLYNLIRGRIEFLEEAEQLYQLLTADIDFKGVLKQYTLPDETLEYTQKLTNSRKDFIRLLQKSQSYQIALREWKAYLSWQENRNPARAEMERKSGFDLKHGMHCIRLLRSGVEILRRGEVIVDRRIAGDFGDLKAILKGEYSYEEVMKKAEDLVAEMEIVYEQSTLPHKPDLEQINELCMELVEMQGWY, encoded by the coding sequence ATGGAAAGAATAGAAGTTGAGCAAAGAACTATTTTAATTGGTTTGGCAGGTAGTCACGGCTATGGTTTAAATCGTCCTGATTCAGACTTTGATTATCGGGGAGTATTTATCGCACCCAAAAGGTATTACTTGGGATTTGATCATATAGAACAAAAAGATACTGGTTGGGATGAACCAGGAATATTTCCATTTATTGATGGCAACAAAGACACAGTTATATATGAATTAAGAAAAATACTCCAGTTATTAGCAGGTGCGAATCCCAATGTTTTAGAATTGCTCTGGTTAAGTAACTATCCTTTTTTAAGCGCAGTCGGACAGCATTTAATTAATCATAAGCAGTTATTTTTGAGCAAGAAGGTAAAACATACTTACACTGGTTATGCCTTTGCCCAAATTAAAAAAATGGAAACTCATCGGAAATGGTTGTTAAAGCCACCGCAAAAAAAGCCAATACCATCTGACTTCGCCATAGAAGACGAAGCACCCCTCAGCAAAGATGAGCTAAATGCTTTTCTAGAATATCTTTATAACTTAATCAGAGGACGGATTGAGTTTTTGGAAGAAGCGGAACAATTATACCAATTGCTGACGGCAGATATTGATTTTAAAGGCGTGTTGAAACAATACACTTTGCCAGATGAAACTTTGGAATATACCCAAAAGTTAACCAATAGCCGTAAAGATTTTATCCGTCTGCTTCAGAAAAGTCAAAGTTATCAAATAGCTTTAAGAGAATGGAAAGCTTACTTATCTTGGCAAGAAAATAGAAATCCGGCTAGAGCAGAAATGGAAAGAAAATCGGGTTTTGACCTCAAACATGGAATGCACTGCATTAGATTGTTACGCAGTGGAGTAGAAATATTGCGGCGGGGTGAAGTGATTGTAGATAGGAGAATAGCTGGTGATTTTGGGGATTTAAAAGCTATTTTAAAAGGTGAGTATTCTTATGAAGAAGTGATGAAAAAGGCAGAAGATTTGGTGGCTGAAATGGAAATTGTTTACGAACAATCTACCCTACCTCACAAACCTGATTTAGAGCAAATTAATGAGTTGTGTATGGAATTGGTGGAAATGCAGGGATGGTATTAA
- a CDS encoding site-specific integrase, whose protein sequence is MDTEDKWISSDPRSDKLLLRFRVKGFPKQFQISTGLKDLKRNRDIVRLRRDAIATDISLGRFDPTLERYQFSPSAIATPLNSLSPNSKGDLGELWEMFTEFQSRQIEATTIYSTYKVVSRTIDRLPSRSLLDAPKIRNWLMENTSQFMASKYLLRFDQCCRWALEEGIITANPFESLKKIKKTKNNTDDCRAFTIEQRDAIVGAFESDDRCSHYSNLIKFLFWTGCRHGEAFALTWKDVSRDCLQISISRSKNLLGIEKGTKNGKSRIFQCSAGAKLHELLLSMKPTASGDSRIFSTKRGCPMTSSALSHAWNRDGKNQTGVVKKLSNEGKVPYLNPYATRHTFATWAIAAGNSPDRVAYWIGDDVNTVLRYYVHPEATKGECPDF, encoded by the coding sequence ATGGACACCGAAGATAAGTGGATTAGCTCCGATCCACGGTCAGACAAACTTTTGCTGCGGTTTAGAGTCAAAGGCTTTCCTAAGCAATTTCAAATATCTACGGGGTTAAAAGACCTTAAACGCAACCGCGATATTGTGCGTTTACGTCGGGATGCCATAGCAACCGATATTTCATTGGGGCGCTTTGACCCTACCTTGGAGAGATATCAGTTTAGTCCTAGTGCGATCGCAACTCCCCTAAATTCCCTTTCCCCAAATAGTAAAGGCGACTTGGGGGAGTTGTGGGAGATGTTTACAGAATTTCAGTCTAGGCAGATAGAAGCAACCACTATCTACTCTACTTACAAAGTGGTAAGCAGAACTATCGATCGGCTACCATCTCGCTCACTTTTAGACGCGCCAAAAATCAGAAATTGGCTAATGGAGAACACAAGCCAGTTTATGGCTTCAAAATATTTACTCCGATTTGACCAATGCTGTCGTTGGGCTTTAGAGGAAGGAATTATCACAGCCAATCCATTTGAGAGCCTCAAAAAAATTAAGAAAACCAAGAATAACACCGATGATTGTAGGGCTTTCACCATTGAACAGCGAGATGCGATCGTCGGAGCTTTTGAGTCTGACGACCGATGCAGTCATTACAGCAATCTCATAAAGTTTCTCTTTTGGACTGGTTGCAGACATGGTGAAGCATTTGCTCTTACCTGGAAAGATGTTTCGAGAGATTGCTTACAGATCAGCATCTCCAGATCAAAAAACCTTTTGGGGATAGAGAAAGGCACAAAGAACGGTAAAAGCAGAATATTCCAGTGCAGCGCCGGAGCCAAATTGCATGAACTATTGCTATCGATGAAGCCAACAGCATCAGGTGATTCCCGTATTTTTTCAACAAAAAGAGGCTGTCCTATGACTAGTTCGGCATTGAGCCATGCTTGGAACCGAGACGGGAAAAACCAAACCGGAGTAGTGAAGAAATTATCCAATGAGGGAAAAGTTCCTTATTTGAACCCCTACGCTACCAGGCACACTTTTGCAACTTGGGCGATCGCGGCTGGTAACTCCCCTGACAGAGTTGCCTATTGGATCGGAGACGATGTAAATACAGTACTTCGCTATTACGTTCACCCAGAAGCTACCAAGGGCGAATGCCCAGATTTTTGA
- a CDS encoding ribbon-helix-helix protein, CopG family produces the protein MELLEEKAKILGISKSEIIERVARNQVSSAPEQQLLGECLTT, from the coding sequence ATGGAATTACTGGAAGAGAAGGCCAAAATCTTAGGAATCAGCAAGAGCGAGATCATCGAGCGAGTAGCCAGAAATCAAGTATCTTCAGCTCCGGAACAGCAGTTACTGGGGGAATGCTTGACCACCTGA